The DNA sequence ACCTCTCCCATTCCAGACTCCACCCATTTCTGACAACATCCATTCCTAATCCCACCCATTACTAAACCCACCCATTCCTGACCCTACCCACCCTTGACCCTTCCAATGAGTAATGCAGGCTCGAACCAGTGTTCTATTATAAGGGCTCTGGTCTGTGACCAATCAAGCTGTTGCTGTTCACTCCTTTCTGCCTCAAAAAACCTAAACGAATATTTTGAACACATCCGTAAGTTCAGTTTTTGCCCAGTTCTAGCAGAGTCATGGAGAGAGCGTTGAACACTCCCTCTGCTCACACTGACCGTGACTCGAACCCTCCTCCACGCTATCTGGCAAAACAAAATTTAACTGTATATGTGCTCGAGATCTATATAGTGATCACAAAGTGAGATTCATTGATCATATTGTGTGTAtaacgagtggtggtggtggtggtggtggtggttgtggtggtggtggtggtggtgatagtggtggtggtggtgatggtggtggtggtgatagtgttggtggtggtggtggtgatagtggtggtggtggtggtgttggtgatagtggtggtggtggtggtggtgatagtggtggtggtggtggtggtggtggtggtggtggtggtggtggtggtggtggtggtggtggtggtggtggtggtgatagtggtggtggtggtggtggtggtgttggtgatggtggcggtggtggtagtggtggtggtggtgatagtggtggtggtggtggtggtggtggtgatggtggtggtggtggtggtggtgatagtggtggtggtggtggtggtggtggtggtggtggtggtgatagtggtggtggtggtggtggtggtgatagtggtggtggtgatggtggtggtggtggtggtggtgtagtggtgatgtgtggcggtggtggtggtggtggtgagtggtggtggtggtggtgtgtggtggtggtggtggtggtggtggtgtggtggtgtgataggtggtggtggtggtggtggtggtgatgtggtggtggtggtgttggtgggggggttggtggtggtgttgttgttggtggtggtggtggtggtggtggtggtggtggtggtggtgatggttgtggtggtggtggtggtggtggtgatggtggtggtggtggtagtggtggtggtggtggtgatggtggtggtggtgttggtggtagtggtggtggtgttggtggtggtggtggtggtggtggtggtggtggtgttggtggtagtggtggtggtggtggtggtggtggtggtggtggtagtggtggtggtggtggtggtggtggtggtggtggtggtggtggtagtggtagtggtggtggtggtggtggtggtagtggtggtggtggtggtggtgttggtgatggtggcggtggtggtagtggtggtggtggtggtggtggtggtggtggtggtggtggtggtggtggtggtggtggtggtggtggtgttggtggtggtggtggtggtggtggtggtggtagtggtggtggtggtggtgttggtgatggtggcggtggtggtagtggtggtggtggtggtggtggtggtagtggtggtgatggtggtgttggtgatggtgttggtgatggtggcggtggtggtagtggtggtggtggtggtggtggtagtggtggtggtggtggtggtggtggtggtagtggtggtggtggtggtggtggtggtggtggtagtggtattggtggtggtggtggtggtgatggtggaggtggtggtgttggtggtggtgttggtgatggtggcggtggtggtagtggtggtggtggtggtggtggtggtggtggtggtggtggtgatggtggcggtggtggtagtggtggtggtggtggtggtgttggtgatggtggcggtggtggtagtggtggtggtggtggtggtggtggtggtggtggtggtggtggtggtggtggtggaggtggtggtggtgatggtggtggtggtggtgggggtggtggtggtggtggtggtgggggtggtggtggtggtggtggtggtggttgtggtggtggtagtattgtaggtggtggtggtggtggtggtggtggcggtcgtggtggtggtggtggtggtggtggtggtggtggagg is a window from the Cherax quadricarinatus isolate ZL_2023a chromosome 68, ASM3850222v1, whole genome shotgun sequence genome containing:
- the LOC138854748 gene encoding PE-PGRS family protein PE_PGRS33-like, translating into GVGGGVGDGGGGGSGGGGGGGGGGGGGDGGGGGSGGGGGGVGDGGGGGSGGGGGGGGGGGGGGGGGGGGGGDGGGGGGGGGGGGGGGGGGGGGGGCGGGSIVGGGGGGGGGGRGGGGGGGGGSGGGGGGGGGGGGGGGGGGGGVGGGGGGGGGGGGGAG